A stretch of Microbulbifer sp. SAOS-129_SWC DNA encodes these proteins:
- a CDS encoding TetR/AcrR family transcriptional regulator: protein MTSHEDTRQHLLDTGHRVIAGKGFCGVGLSEILKSAGVPKGSFYHYFQSKEQFGQALLEYYFRRYLADLEQLFSRGDMTAAERLMSYWQEWLRTYSAGCEEQKCLVVKLSAEVADLSEPMRLTLRDGTDRILAQLVRCIEAGRADGSLPARLDAQATASSLYQLWLGASLLTKLHRTGQPLEQALVTTQALLAD, encoded by the coding sequence ATGACCAGCCATGAAGACACCCGCCAGCACCTGCTCGATACCGGCCATCGCGTGATCGCCGGCAAGGGCTTCTGCGGCGTGGGGTTGAGTGAAATCCTGAAGTCCGCCGGGGTGCCCAAGGGCTCTTTTTACCACTACTTCCAGTCCAAGGAGCAGTTTGGCCAGGCCCTGCTGGAATACTATTTCCGCCGCTACCTGGCGGATCTGGAACAGCTGTTCAGCCGCGGCGACATGACCGCCGCCGAGCGGCTGATGTCCTACTGGCAGGAGTGGCTGCGCACCTACAGTGCCGGCTGCGAGGAGCAGAAATGCCTGGTGGTAAAACTCAGCGCCGAGGTGGCCGACCTCTCCGAACCCATGCGCCTGACCCTGCGCGACGGTACCGACCGGATCCTCGCACAGCTGGTGCGCTGCATCGAGGCCGGCCGCGCCGATGGGTCGCTGCCGGCCAGGCTGGACGCCCAAGCCACCGCCAGCAGTCTCTACCAGCTGTGGCTGGGTGCCAGCCTGCTGACCAAGCTGCATCGCACCGGCCAGCCGCTGGAACAGGCACTGGTCACCACCCAAGCCCTGCTGGCCGACTGA
- a CDS encoding type 1 glutamine amidotransferase domain-containing protein, whose amino-acid sequence MKILMVLTSHDQLGDTGEKTGFWLEEFAAPYYVFKDAGAALTLASPQGGQPPLDPKSDDPDAQTEATDRFRKDSEAQQALAHTKRLADVKAGDFDAVFYPGGHGPLWDLAEDRDSIALIEAFVAAQKPVAAVCHAPGVFRHTKGEDGKALVQGKKVTGFSNSEEAAVGLTDVVPFLVEDMLQQNGGTYSKGDDWQSYVLTDGLLITGQNPASSEATASALMAKLQ is encoded by the coding sequence ATGAAAATTCTGATGGTTCTCACCTCTCACGACCAACTGGGCGACACCGGCGAGAAAACCGGCTTCTGGCTGGAGGAATTCGCCGCGCCCTACTATGTGTTCAAGGATGCGGGCGCGGCGCTGACCCTCGCCTCGCCCCAAGGTGGCCAGCCACCCCTGGATCCGAAAAGCGACGATCCGGATGCACAGACCGAAGCCACCGATCGCTTCCGCAAGGACAGCGAAGCGCAGCAGGCGCTGGCGCATACCAAGCGCCTGGCGGATGTCAAAGCCGGAGATTTCGATGCGGTCTTCTACCCCGGCGGCCACGGCCCGCTGTGGGATCTGGCCGAAGACCGCGATTCCATCGCCCTGATCGAAGCCTTTGTCGCGGCACAAAAACCGGTCGCGGCGGTATGCCACGCACCGGGCGTGTTCCGCCACACCAAGGGTGAAGACGGCAAGGCGCTGGTGCAGGGCAAGAAAGTCACCGGCTTCAGCAATTCCGAGGAGGCCGCCGTCGGCCTGACCGACGTGGTGCCGTTTCTGGTCGAGGATATGTTGCAGCAGAACGGCGGCACCTACTCCAAGGGCGACGACTGGCAAAGCTATGTGCTGACCGACGGGCTGCTGATTACCGGGCAAAACCCGGCCTCGTCCGAAGCCACGGCCAGCGCGTTAATGGCGAAGCTGCAGTAA
- a CDS encoding NADP-dependent oxidoreductase, whose translation MPQSSDHNRRVVLAARPQGAPTNDNFRLEQTEVPQPADGEVLLRTVYLSLDPYMRGRMSDAPSYAEPVQVDDPMCGATVCRVMESRNAKFNKGDWVLAYSGWQDYALSDGSDLMNLGTSPQHPSYALGVLGMPGFTAYMGLLDIGEPKEGETLVVAAATGPVGATVGQIGKLKGCRVVGVAGGAEKCRHAVENLGFDACIDHYADDFAEQLAAACPKGIDVYFENVGGKVFDAVMPLLNTFARIPLCGLVSQYNATSLPEGPDRLGQLMGLSLVKRLKIQGFIIFDYQDRFGEFYPQMSEWVAGGKIQYREEIVDGLEQAPEAFMGMLQGKNFGKLVIRVGADD comes from the coding sequence ATGCCCCAGTCTTCCGACCACAACCGCCGTGTCGTTCTCGCCGCCCGCCCACAGGGCGCGCCCACGAACGACAACTTCCGCCTCGAGCAGACGGAGGTCCCGCAGCCCGCCGATGGCGAAGTACTGCTGCGCACCGTCTATCTGTCACTGGACCCCTATATGCGCGGGCGCATGAGCGACGCGCCGTCGTATGCAGAGCCGGTGCAGGTGGATGATCCCATGTGCGGTGCCACTGTCTGCCGGGTGATGGAATCGCGCAACGCCAAGTTCAACAAGGGGGATTGGGTGCTGGCCTACAGCGGCTGGCAGGACTATGCCCTGTCTGATGGCAGCGACCTGATGAACCTGGGCACCAGTCCACAGCATCCTTCCTACGCACTCGGCGTGCTGGGCATGCCCGGGTTCACCGCGTATATGGGCCTGCTGGATATCGGCGAGCCGAAAGAAGGGGAGACCCTGGTCGTCGCCGCCGCCACCGGACCGGTGGGCGCCACCGTCGGCCAGATCGGCAAGCTGAAGGGTTGTCGCGTCGTCGGCGTGGCCGGCGGGGCGGAGAAATGTCGCCACGCGGTAGAGAACCTGGGTTTCGATGCCTGTATCGACCACTACGCCGATGACTTCGCCGAACAGCTGGCCGCCGCCTGCCCGAAGGGTATCGACGTCTATTTCGAAAATGTCGGCGGCAAGGTTTTCGATGCGGTCATGCCGCTGCTCAACACCTTTGCGCGCATTCCGCTGTGCGGCCTGGTGTCCCAGTACAACGCCACATCACTGCCGGAAGGCCCCGACCGCCTCGGCCAGCTGATGGGCCTGTCGCTGGTCAAGCGCCTGAAAATTCAGGGGTTCATTATCTTCGATTACCAGGACCGCTTCGGCGAATTTTACCCGCAGATGTCCGAGTGGGTGGCCGGCGGCAAGATCCAGTATCGCGAGGAAATCGTCGACGGCCTGGAGCAGGCGCCGGAGGCCTTTATGGGCATGCTGCAGGGCAAAAACTTCGGCAAGCTGGTGATTCGCGTCGGCGCCGACGACTGA